Below is a window of Humulus lupulus chromosome 2, drHumLupu1.1, whole genome shotgun sequence DNA.
AAACAACTTCTGTGTGGCAAAAAAGAACACAAATATTGCTCAACTACACGATCTTTTTCACATTTAAtacttttattattgtttttcccCCTAGTTCTCGTTAATAATTATGattgaaagaaaggaaaaaacaaTGGGAGGACACGAACTTGTATTTTGTTGTGTGTTGGTACTGTCAAAATATATTTATTCAATCAATGATATAATATAGAAAAGTTTGGATTAATACATTTAATAAATATACTAGCATCAGCATTAAATACATAATTTGTAGTCGTGCCTTATCCAATACCATTACAACAAGTAATAttaaatagtaataatagtaaagattaattcataaaaattatatatacactTTGTAAGATTATTTcttataataatgatatatttatttgtaattaattaagttcttaaaataataaaaaatatatatatacataactgTGATTTCATCCAAAGTAGAATTACTACATTTTGGCAATTGGgcatttaaatttgaaaattttgtatcACTGGGTGTGTTTAcgaataattaaaagaaaatgaataaaaaaaactcCATGAAAATCAACAAAGTTTCAATGACAACTTAATGAAGATGGATTAAAATTTGCATTGGACATTTCCTACCAACTTTTCTAgcaattttattttttcaaaaaagttGTATATGCTAGCATGAGACTGACTGAGGACCTCAGAGAAACTTCAACCTCATGCAAAGGCAACATACAGATCTATATCCAGGATCTAATTGGGTGCCCTCTCATCCATAAGACTGAAAAACCGGATAAGGTGATAAGGACACGTGGCAGTCACTCAGATGCCTCTCCATTCCTCTACAaactcacactctctctctcctctcctcTCCCgatcttcttctctctctcactctccacacccaaaaaaaaaagagaagaaaaaaccaTGGCCTCACCAACGCTCGTAACTCCCACCTCACAGCCTAAACCCCTCCCTTCTTTCAAACCCAAGTCTTTCTCCATCTCCATCTCCGCCTCCTCCACCCCAACCACAAGTGCCGGAAGTTCTGCAGTTCCATTCCGCCGCCGGGAATTCTTATCCCTCGTGGCCACCGGAAGTGTATTTCCGGCGCTGATATTTCCGAGCAGACCGGCGCTTGCGGGTTCGGACGATGAGTACGTGAAAGAGACGGAGGAGGTTATCAGCAAGGTGAGAAGCACCATCAATATGGACAAGAAGGACCCCAATGTGGCCGCGGCGGTGACGGACCTGAGAGAGAGCTCGAATTCTTGGGTGGCCAAGTACAGAAGGGAGAAATCTCTATTGGGCCGGGTCTCGTTTAGGGACATGTACTCGGCCCTTAATGCCGTTTCTGGACATTACATTAGTTTCGGCCCAACAGCCCCAATTCCAGCTAAGCGAAAGGCAAGGATTTTGGAAGAGGTCGAAACTGCCGAAAAGGCCCTTTTAAGAGGCAGATGAAATATTTCAAGGGAAGCAACTTTTTCTTTTGTGtgcttcttttttt
It encodes the following:
- the LOC133817715 gene encoding photosystem II repair protein PSB27-H1, chloroplastic, whose translation is MASPTLVTPTSQPKPLPSFKPKSFSISISASSTPTTSAGSSAVPFRRREFLSLVATGSVFPALIFPSRPALAGSDDEYVKETEEVISKVRSTINMDKKDPNVAAAVTDLRESSNSWVAKYRREKSLLGRVSFRDMYSALNAVSGHYISFGPTAPIPAKRKARILEEVETAEKALLRGR